A segment of the Lycium ferocissimum isolate CSIRO_LF1 chromosome 5, AGI_CSIRO_Lferr_CH_V1, whole genome shotgun sequence genome:
gtgTTGAGCAGGTGTAGCATTGTGTTGGTCATATGGAAACTCGAGTTTCCAATTAGAGGCGGGGGCTGAATTACGACTGCATAGCCTGCCCCCGCAGCCTCTTcgacgatcaccactagtggatTTTAAATGGAATTACCATCCTCATCCATACTGCCTGCACAACAcgcaacaacaaaagaaaataagaagagaaataaagacTAAAAGTAAAGTTTTACACTAGTTAGTAAATTTTTAgaccgtattccccggcaacggcgccaaaatttgatacgcccaaattacacctttaatatcaggagtaagcggtcgttgtcaaatatagaacccaacgaggttggggtgGAATCtcacagagaatacaatgatGAAATATACTTGTTAAGTGTAACGCTcgactattagtctatatttcaaGGGAAAGGGGAATATAATAGTAATTGGTTTGATGTTTGTTCATTAATGATTAAGAGTTATTAAAAGATGTAAACTATTGGTAAAAGGgactaaggttgtggttccaatggaaagtaatgcacTTGGGTATCACTTCAACTCATTCATATGCCTAGGTGTATTAAACCAAGGGTCACGTGATTCTTGCCAAAAGTTTTCCAATCAAATTAGCAAATTTCATCCTAGGCTTTTTCAAGCCCTAGAATATTTTATAAGAGAACACCCATTTAGCCTCAACTAGCTTTCttattcctagctcaagctattagatggatttaatgacccaaattgttgctagtaactcttttcctaacctctactttcttttccaagcaaagtaaTGGTATTAAGGCACAAGTAATGTTGTACACCATCACAAGACATTAACActtgaagagttaatagaaaacaccattagcatataaatgaagtatgaatatgaaacccaatcacataactaacacatttggtcccacaaccttagctaaagAGATTAGCTACTAATGTTCATTAAAAGTAAAGCAATAATATAAAGTGtattcataaagcttacaaaagtATTGAATGGAGAAGATGAAAAAAGCAAAGGAATCTCTTAAAAGCTTCACTAACCAATAATAAATGAGGTCCACAAAAAGACAACTTTAAAATCTGTAGAATAATGAGTCCAAGACCCTAGAAATCCATTTATAGACTTTCCAAAACGGGAACCAATTCCagacaaaaatacccctgcgCATTTGGTGCGAATCGCACTTGGTGTCGCACTCGCAGGTTGCACCAAAGTCTCGCAGGTACTGCATCTTCAAACAGCTGTGGTGCAGCATCTGCTGCATCAGGTGCGACTCGCATGCAccacatgcgactcgcatgtggtACTCGCATGTGCTGCACCACTATCTTCAGTTCTGAGTATCTCTATCATCGGATCTTTGCCTGCGTACCTGCACTGCAGTACGATACATGCGACTCGCAGGTGATGTTTGGTTCACTTTAGCTGGTTTTTGCTTCATTTTACCTCAAGTTGCTTCCAACACTTGTTGATACGCAAATCAACACAAAAACACGACAAACGATATCAAAAGTACTTGAGGATTCACAAAAGACTAAGCAATTAGCATCGAATGCaccgtaatttcacggcacatcgcCACCCCAGGTTGGTAAGGCTACACCAATACCAGAGGATTACAGGGCGAACAACAGTGCTCCAAATCAAGTTAAACAGCTGAGCTACTTTCCTCCTGTGATTAAAATGGGGGGAAAAGGTTGTAAAGCTTAATTTGATTGAATTGGAACACCAAAAACAGAAGTGGGATAGTGCTTTAATTGGCTATGTTGTTGGGAAAAACCTTACGTTCAAGTTAATGCTGAAGTTTGTGtatgctatttgaaattttgtGGAGACCCCAGAGTATTCTTACACAAGGATggttatttcattttcaaatttGCTATTGAACAAAATAAACAGGATGTTCTGGAATATGGACCATAAACCTATAACTATCGACTAATGGTGCTCAAACAGTGGATTGCTTATTTCCAAATGGGAGCTGAGCCAATACGAAAGATGCTCTTATGGTTGAACTTCCCTAATCTACCTGTTCATTATTGGGCTATTGAGAATCTAGGTCGCATAACAAGTTACCTAGGAAGGCCTATTTACATAGATAAATTAACTGCTGAGCAGGATAGAATTGCTTATGCAAGGATACTCATTAAACTTGATATAACACAGCCACTACCAGATCAAATGCTAATTGAGAAGGCTAATGGTATTTGCATTAATCAGCAGATAGACTATGATTGGTGGCCAGAGTATTGTCAAGACTGTACGTGTTTGGGTCATGCAATTAAGAAGTGTCCTGTGAAACTAGCCTAGAAAACTGATCCAATACTCACTGCAACTGCCCCACCAGCTTAGATAAATGCTCCAAAAGCCAAGCAGAAGAAACAACAGACTCAGTGGCTTGCTAAGGCAATCTCAAATAATCAGGCTGAGACTTCTCAGGCCACAACAATAGCAAAGGCCCCTGATACTGAACAACAACAGGTTGATACTGATTTAAAAACAACTACAGACCTTGTGAAAGAAGTTGAGAGGCAGAAGGATGCAGTTCAAATATAGGTAAATAAGGATACTATACAAGCAACACATAAAAGGAGGCAGGAAGAACTCAATTCTCTGGGTATTGTACTTGATGTTGATGGTAATAAGGGTCCTAAACAGCCCTCTTCAGAACCACCATGATATTTAGCTCATGGAATATCAGGGGGCTGAATCGATACCCTTTAAGCAGAAAGAATTGAGATCATTTATGCTTAAACAAAGGATAGATCTCTTGGGATGCTTGGAAACAAAGGCTAAGGAGGTTAGAGCAGCTAAAATAAAGGCTTTTTTTTGGTGCAGAATGGACCTGTCATGCTGATTATTCTATTGAACCTAATGGAAGAGTTTGGTTATACTGGAAACAAAACAGGGTACAAGTTTCAATTCTTATATCTAGACCACAACTGGTACACTATTATGTAGAAGAAAGGGTCTAATTTTGCAGCTTATATGACTTTTGTGTATACTTTAAAAACCAATGCTGGAAGGAAGGACATCTGGGAGACATTGAGAGGCATCCACCCTAACACGGGAGAGCCTTGGTTAATTCTTGGTGATTTCAATACTGAGGTCTCAGTTGATGATAGACTAAATGGTGTACCAGTTCATCAGTCTGAAGTTCAAGATTTCCTAGACTACATTGAAGACATAGGAGCTGATCATCTAGAAAAAAGAGGGTGTGACTACTCTTGGTGCAATAAAAGAGATACTAATGTGAGAATATATAGCAGAATAGACTTGATCCTGGAGAATAGCCAATGGTTTAAATATGGATATTTGGAGGCTTTCTTTGGCAATCCAGGGGTGTTTGATCATTCCCCAATTATTGTTGATACTACTGTCCAACATCAGCTAAGCCATAAACCTTTCAGGTTATTGAATGTATTATTGAAACATGAGCAATTTGGACAAATAGTGCAACAGACCTGGGCTCAACAGGTGACAGGACATACTATGTTTAGGGTGTGGAAAAAGTTACAAATACTGGTTGTGCAAGCAAAGTCCCTGAACAAAGACATGTCTTCCctggagaaaaaaaattgagaggtGCAGACTGAAATACAGCACAACATGTTTGATAACTCTCTCATCACCACCGAAAGACAACTCATCACCCAGATCCAGAGATGGGATATAATTCATGAGCAAGTTTTAAGGCAAAAATCAAGGGCTACATGGATAGCATGGGGGTACTCAAACACCAAGTTCTTGCATGCTCACTTTAAAGCAAGACAGTCAAGGAACACAATATCTTCCATTTTTAATGATCAAGGAGATAGGCTTACTGAACCTAGATTGGTGTAGCAGGAATTTATTACATTCTTCAAGCAGTTACAAGGCATAACTACTATAGAATTGCCCTGCCTTGACAGAGAGATTGCTAGGGATAGCCTATGTATGACAACAGAGCAGCAGAGATAGTTGCTCACCCCTGTTACTAAGAAAGATATCCTGGCAAATCTAAAAATCTTACCAAGTGACAAAGCACCTGGAATTGATGGATTTCCTGCAgaatttttcaaagttttttgGCCTGTGGTAGGAGAAGAGGCAACAACTGCTGTCTTACAGTTTTTTGATAATGGTGAGATGCCTAAAAGTGTTAATTGTACTACAGTGACCTTAGTACCAGAAGTGGCAAGTCCTAACTATGTGAAAGAGTTTAGACCAATTGCTTGTTGTACCACtgtattgtcacgccccgaaccatggcctgggcgtaacacggcactcgggccttgcttgcatgtgtccgagcgaacctcatgccttgcttgtcaacatgggcatcaaaacaatatatctatatgatgcaatttaaataaatcatgaaaatataatttgcggaataagtcttgaaattatctcatagcatgaaaattcatgaaaacgtaatagtctgcaaacatgaaagcataagcGACTACGTGAACTAATATacgtctatgaaacctctaaaacatgtcgaATACTAACTACCGGGACATGGCCACAGGACTACCATAAACTGCATATTAATatagactccatgttgaaccccgagaggagtggggctcaccaataagatGATAATCGAGGTGATCTCTACGCGCGGGTGTATGCTCACGAAAATCGGTATATGTACCGTGAAGTGCGGGCCCGGgtaaaagggacgttagtacatggtgaatagtactagtatatAAAACCtgtgaaatgaagaacatggcacaacataggtataggacatgagCTGAAGctaatgtaacttgaacatgagcatgaaacgtgagtaaagtctgaaaacgataattcatgaaaatacatatatataaaacttcttgtaacgtggggaatgctatagtgtaaccAGACAACATGAtgcggtacttgcgtcctacccgagaacactcacaccttgccggggatatgagatttaagtaataataagcatgtaaggatcaaagctgcataatgaaggtgttgcctcctttGCGACAACcacttatcctacggtggcgacgtagtttcgggctatacgagccttctcggttaactaagcaatcccaaaaacatgaacatgatatagttggctaagaagcctatgattttcgtgaaataacttgtaaatagcttgtaatcatgatttcacaaaataacttgtaacatggtttcatgaaatatcttgtaatatggtttcataagataacttgtcatagtattgcaaacatgttcttgattcatgagtaataacaatagttcataattatatatataattgacttgaaaacatgcttgtaacttactacataaaatcataaaatttcatataaacataatgagaatacatgaggaagaattcatgattcatggattaagctagggttcctaataaccgtaatggaagattaggaatacaataacgaatatagatacagaattcatgtacataaatacataactatgggctaccaatatgttgggtttaatgccctagggtttgaacttcatggatatcaagaaacggagcatggggaagaacgtagagattctcacatgtggatggaagttctacataccttagtcgctccaaaacttgaattaaagacttgagctttgaagaggatttccaaaatcttgaattcttgaaccttgagatgggttttcttgaaaacctagttttaggaatgataatttcttatttagatcattagagtatatgttagaattgagttggaataattagagtaggcttaccttggtgttcttgatgatgggagagggtaggaggtcgttctagggcttgaaggaatgaaaaataatgatttgaactgatatggacgaatatatactgttcggAAAATTGTAGTTTACGTGCGGCACGGTctttggccgtattttgaaatacggccgtATTAAAAGGACTTTATGCTTCAACGTCTCTtgataaaatggccataactctttgcacggACGTctgtttgacccccataatatgccgttggaaaggtatttcaaagctctacaactttcatcaaggaagttttcccaaattccaaatacattttgaaatacgggccgtattttgaaatacggtccgtatttaacaatgtaaaattcaaatgtcaaattccagaatgctcagaaatccttGGCATCAGTTTACGACTTggtttacggcccgtatactgaaatacggtcactgttcatgggcgtaaacccccatcttacaactgaacagggaaatttcaattctcacatcctttatctacttctctaagtctaggatcatggtcaaagcttaggttaaagatacgaggtgttacatgtATATAAGTTGATTGCTAAAATTCTAACTGCCAAACTGAAGACAGTGGTGGATCACCTTGTACGTTCTTTCCAATCTGCTTTTATAGAGGGAAAGAACATCTTGGATAATGTCATAATTGCACATGAGCTTATTAAAGGGTATAGTCAGAAACATGTGTCCTCAAGGTGTTTTATGAAGACTGATATTAGAAAAGCTTATGATTCAGTAGAGTGGGATTTCTTAAAAATGGTTCTTCTGGAGTTTGGATTTCCTAGTAATTTAATTGGATAAAGACATATGTTACTACTGTGAGCTATTCACTGCTGATTAATGGGAACCTAACTGAGATATTTCAAGCAAAGAAAGGACTCAGACAGGGTGACCCCATGTCCCGGTACTTGTTTGTATTGGTCATGGAATATCTAAACAGGTCACTTAAGCAGCTGAGGCATGATCCAAACTTCAGTTATCATCCTAAATGTCAGAGAATGCAGTTGGTGCACATTTGTTTTACTGATGACCTACTAATGTTTTGTAGGGCTGATAAGAGTTCCATTCAACTAATGCTAAAGGCTTTTGAGCATCTCTCAGGTGTGTCAGGTCTTCATTCAAATCTCGAGAAAAGTCAATTCTATGTGGCTGGTGTTACAAATGATTTCAAGAATGAGATACTTTAGGAGATGAGGTTTACACTTGGAGAGATACCCTTCAAGTACTTAGAGGTACCCCTCTCATCCAGAAAGCTAAATATTCATCAGTGTTTGCCTTTAGTTGAAAGAATTATTTCCAGAATAAGGTGTTTGTCATCCAAATTGCTCTCATATAGTGGAAGAGTACAGTTGATTAAAAGTGTATTGTTTGAAATGCAAATTTATTGGGCTCAGGTGTTCCTATTATCCAAAAAAATGATGGCAATGGTGACCACTATATGTAGAGTATTTCTGTGGATAGGAAGTCATGAATACTCAAGGAAGACATTGGTAGCATGGGACTCTATGTGCCTTCCAAGGTTTGTAGGAAGACTGAACCTTATTGAATTTGAGAAATGGAACAAGGCTGAATTTGAGAAATGGAACAAGGCTGCAATATGTAAACTTGTTTGGGCCTTGTCAAACAAGAAGGATACACTGTGGATGCAGTGGATACACAGTGTTTACATTAGAGACAGAAACCTCACTGATATGGAAACACCCAACCAAGCAAGTTGGCATGTAAGGAAGATCTTTGGTGTGAGAAATTGGTTTCTCATTGTTGATGCTATATCTCACCTGCAGCAATTTGCAACTGGAGGAATATTCAGCATAAAGAGCATGTATCAGTCTTTTACTCCTCTACTTCCCAAAGCTAGGTAGAGATGTTTGGTTATATCTAAAGGTGTCTTGCCAAAACACCAGTTTGTATTGTGGCTAGCAATCCAGAAGAGGCTTGCAACTGTAGACAGGCTAGAAAAATGAGAGATTCAAGTCCTAAAGAACTTTGTCTTATGCAATACTGTGTCTGTAGAAACCTTGGATCATTTGTTCTTTGAGTGTAGGTATCAGTGGATAGGGATAACAAGACAGGCTAGAACATGGGCTGAGGAAACAGATTGGCTAATTAAGCAGATGACAAACAATAGACCTAGAGCAGCTGTCCTGGGATTCATGTTTGCTGTAACAGCGTACCAAGTATGGGaagaaataaacaaaagaaGATTCAAGGCTAAGTCTAAGTCCAATGTGTTGATCATCAGAGATATTAGACTACAATTGCATATTAGAGGACAAAGTTACAGTAAATGGAATAAGTTTCTAGCAAGTTTAGATAGATATCCTGTATAGGCTATACTGAATAGTTATATGATAGCTCAGAACAAGGAAGTAAGGAGAAACTGGCTTTAGAGTCCAAAAGAGCTAGTTGTGTATAAAGTTTTACTTGGTTAGATAAAATATTTActttggccaaaaaaaaaaaaaaaaaaaaaaacagatgtTGTATTATAAATGTCATACTTATTCCTATTAattcctttttccccttttattcTTCGACAATTACTCTTCATTAGGGATATAAAAAAGAATGAGTTTTTCACTTATTCTATTCTTCAGTTTTCCAcctattccttcttctttttcctttttttttttttttttttttttttggaaccgtAAACCTTATAAAATTGGTTGGTTTTGATGTCCTAAATATTAGATAATTAAGTTACTATTCGAACATCTTAGGAAGATATGCATTGAAAGGATAATAAAGGATAATCCTTTATTTGTCTTAATGTAAACTATGATTTTAAAGGATAATAAAGGCAAAAGACATTTCACTAAGGGCCTTCGTGCTTTCAATATAATATAGATTTTTTGGGGACAACAACTATAATTTTATCCCAAACAATTTGAGGTCAACTATTAAGCCTAATTTATGTCATCATCATAGTAATCTACTCTTGAATAAATTGCATTAGCTTAACGTAATAATGATATGCATTgaactaaaattaaaaaaaagatatgGTAAATGAGCATTCATATTGTATAACTGATTTCAACTTATTTGAAACTGCTATTGATTGGACAAATTCTCCTCATTAATTTGGGATTACCCCGACCATCATTCAGTGTTCTTACCAAAACTCTTAcggtgcatatgtatatgatagagGCCTATAAACAATCAAAAATTGGCGATACTATCATGATAACATCGAGAAGTCAGTCGTAAACTCGTGTATGGTAGGCACCTATAAGCACCAAAGGTTGATGATGCTATCATGATACGTGGGGAAAGTCAGTAGTGTACTTGATGATATATAGAAGGACCTCTCAAGCTGCATTAACTTCTCGTGGCTAGTAGGGGAACCTTAACAAAATTGAACTAAAAATACTGGATTATAGGATGACAATCCTTCACTTCAGAAGGGTTGGTCTCATACTGACAAACTTCCTCTCACTGAATCCACTCATTTTACGCTAACTAAAGTGAAGCTTAACCGCCAAGGATAGAATTGTATACTCTTGTATTTGAAGACGCTAACGTTTAAGATCTCCTTCTTTCGTGGAGATTCTTTCCTCTCTGACGGGCAGAGATTACCCGTACATGAATGAAAGTCTTAATATAAGGCGATCAAAGTGAAAACCCTACAATACAATACCACAGAAGGTTTGTGTAGCCGATCCAGCTTATTTAAAATTAAGGCGTAGTTATTATAAAAGGATATACATGAGGTTTCTGCAACTAACCTAACCCTAATCCTTTTTCAAATAACCAAACCCTAATCCCAACCCTAATCTTTTTCAAAAGGAATGCACTTTTTAACTTGTATACCGACAAATAATTACAACTTAACAACTAACCTAATCCAAATCCTTTTTGAAATAAGCTAACCCTAATCTTTTTCCAAAGGAACTCACTTTCTATATACCGACAAATAATTAAAACTAGACTTACTTTTAGATGAGTTGATAGTCATTCAAGTTATAGTAATTGACAATCGAAATCACTCATCTTTATTTTGTCTTCAAAAGTCATCTAACTTTATTCAATTAACTTCATGACTAAAAGATTTTGTCTTCAAAAGTCATCTAACTTTATCCAATTAACTTCATAACCATTTTAGTCGGATATATCCCATTCTATTTAATGACGTGACATCCATAAATTTTTAACTaactttttttagaaaaattaaaattaatatttaaatttatttagagCGTAACCCACCCTaaacatgacaactaatttGGGATATTAGAAGAATAAACACGACAACTGCTTGGCTAAACATGACAACTAATCCCAATGGCTAAACATGACAATTAATTTGGGATGTTGGAGGAATAAACATGACAACTACTCTGGGAAGCAGGGAGGATTAATCATGGTAACTAATTTTATTACAACATGCGAATCATACCAAGTCTAAAAGGTACCCACAACGTTCACGCATAAGTAGAAACCTTCCCAAAATACCTTAAGCGATCGAGTTAGTCCGCTTAGTTCTGTTCATAATGGGAAATATTAGTTACCGAGTACTTTgcatttttctcctttttgttaaggaattgaTGGAGACTGAAATTTCCTTATCCAAAACAAAAGATCCCACAACAATATTTGCAGCAACTGTATCTATGCATCCTTTCTTTACCAACTAATTAAATAATGCGTACAGATACAAAGATATGCAAATCCATTTATATGtcaccatatacatacatactaaaACTACTTGAATCCTTTGCAAGATGAAAACAAAAACCTAAATTATACACTTTAATCAATCTTTTAACTTGCGGCTAGAGTAGTATATCTTAAAGGCCTTAGGAAGATAGACAGGCAACAAGAaaccaaacaaattaaaacaccAAAACACCATATTCGCAACAGCTAAACCTCTACCAATATACACCCTCCTCATATTCCCTCCATATTCTTGATTCACTTTCGATATTTCAATCCTCAACCACTCCATAATTGTAAAAATCCTCCTTGAATTGTAAAAAACTGGAACAAATACTCTTATGGGTAGCGAAAATCTATCGGTAAACGTCACTCCTTCCATAAAAACTTGACTCGCTAGCAAGAAAACATGTGGGGCTGCTGCTTTAATACCTTCTTTGTCACCCTCGTAAATTCCATGGAAAATATAAGCTATGGGGAGGAATAATCCTATGAGTGCTCCAATTGAGACGTAAAGATTTAGAATTTTGTTGTTTTCGCCGAAAACAGGAGGCTCAGGTGAATTAATTGGGGGAAAAGCAATTTTGGAAATGAAGTAGATGTAAATTAGAGAGAATAGGACAAAGGCAAAGTCCTCAAGACTCACCACGCCACTAGAAAAGAAGATTATTATAATTGCGAGGACGTTGAGCTGTCGGAAAGTGACGAATTTTCCGTTTTGTTGAGGTTTTTTCTGGGAATTTTTGGTCTGGTTCTTGTCCTGTTCAAAGTGTTCATCTGTGGGTAAACTAATGTCACTACATGGACCAACCCCACCTGacatttcttcaaaatcttgttcttGGTTGCTTCTTTTATGAAGTTAAATTTGTTGATATATGGTGATCTTTTTGATGATAATAAGGAATTAGATGGTACTCCTAGTTGAGAAAGTGAACAACCGCTTGAAGTTAAAATTTCAGTAGCTATCATGATTATGGGGACGAGAGGAGTACACGTGGCAGTTGGTGTTGGATAAAATACGTGGCTGGCAAGAGGGGACATTGCAggttttgtatgttgatgatcaGTTTATCTTATGAATGTCATGTGGGTATTTCATTCGTTAGCTATGGCTTTTTTGTCGTTAGTCAAAATGTTCCAAGCTGCTAAGGAGTCTGTGTCATTCGGCGGTCCAATTGGGGGCTGTCGTGCCATAGTGAGCTAGTATTCCGTAATTTTGCGAGGTTGATTTTAATATGGTc
Coding sequences within it:
- the LOC132056537 gene encoding uncharacterized protein LOC132056537 — translated: MSGGVGPCSDISLPTDEHFEQDKNQTKNSQKKPQQNGKFVTFRQLNVLAIIIIFFSSGVVSLEDFAFVLFSLIYIYFISKIAFPPINSPEPPVFGENNKILNLYVSIGALIGLFLPIAYIFHGIYEGDKEGIKAAAPHVFLLASQVFMEGVTFTDRFSLPIRVFVPVFYNSRRIFTIMEWLRIEISKVNQEYGGNMRRVYIGRGLAVANMVFWCFNLFGFLLPVYLPKAFKIYYSSRKLKD